The Streptomyces sp. NBC_00659 genomic interval ACGGACGAGCAGAACGCGGACACCACCTCCCCGACCCCGTACGCCACGACCTCGACGGAATCGGTCAAGCTCGGCCGGATCTCCTCGGTCGTCGTCAGCCGCGTCGTCGCGAACCCGGAGTCGTACACGCCCGGCACCCTGCCCCGTGAAGTGGTCCTGACCATCGGCTGGGGCGCCGTCTCCCGCATCGACCTGGAGCCGGCCGCCTGCGGTGACCCCAACTGCGAGGCCGATCACGGCTACACCGGCAACTCGACGGCGGACGACCTGAGCCTGCGGGTCAGCGAGGCGGGCGACGGTCCGGAGACCGTCCGCCAGGCCCTCGTCTTCGCGCAGTCCCTCTCCGAAGCTACCGCGGACGTCGCCCGCTGATGGCCCTGCCCACCTGGGATCACCCGGAACCGCTCGCCGTCGACTCCGCGCCCG includes:
- a CDS encoding DUF5998 family protein, whose translation is MAKTSTTTQGLRAAIERSGYYPALVAEAVEAAIGGETIRSYLVHQETTFDANEVRRHVTVLVLTGNRFIVSHTDEQNADTTSPTPYATTSTESVKLGRISSVVVSRVVANPESYTPGTLPREVVLTIGWGAVSRIDLEPAACGDPNCEADHGYTGNSTADDLSLRVSEAGDGPETVRQALVFAQSLSEATADVAR